From Eptesicus fuscus isolate TK198812 chromosome 22, DD_ASM_mEF_20220401, whole genome shotgun sequence, a single genomic window includes:
- the POGK gene encoding pogo transposable element with KRAB domain → MESTAIPLNLTLKVEESEEQIQSRELEDGCTDMQKVRICSEGAWVPALFDEVAIYFSDEEWEVLTESQKALYREVMRMNYETVLSLEFPFPKPDMISRLDGEEESQNSDRWPLPGGSFAENEEADVKPPDWAGPMHTVSPFPPPQPLDSFGLRLPRDFTELPEWSEGYPFYMAMGFPGYDLSADDLAAKFQFSRGMRRSYDAGFKLMVVEFAESTNNCQAAKQFGVLEKNVRDWRKVKPQLQNAHAMRRAFRGPKNGRFALVDQRVAEYVRYMQAKGDPITREAMQLKALEIAQEMNIPEKGFKASLGWCRRMMRRYDLSLRHKVPVPQQLPEDLTEKLVTYQRSVLALRRAHDYQVAQMGNADETPICLEVPSRVTVDNQGEKPVLVKTPGREKLKITAMLGVLADGRKLPPYIILRGTYIPPGKFPSGMEIRCHRYGWMTEDLMQDWLEVVWRRRTGAAPKQRGMLILNGFRGHATDSVKSSMESMNTDMVIIPGGLTSQLQVLDVVVYKPLNDSVRAQYSNWLLAGNLALSPTGNAKKPPLGLFLEWVMVAWNSISSESIVQGFRKCHISSSLADEDDVLWEIEGELPGGGELPAESRTESN, encoded by the exons ATGGAGTCCACAGCCATCCCTCTGAATCTGACCCTGAAAGTGGAGGAAAGCGAAGAACAGATTCAGAGCCGGGAACTGGAGGACGGCTGCACCGACATGCAGAAGGTCCGCATCTGCTCGGAGGGCGCGTGG GTGCCGGCCCTGTTTGACGAGGTGGCCATCTACTTTTCCGACGAGGAGTGGGAAGTTCTGACGGAGTCACAGAAGGCCCTGTACCGGGAGGTCATGAGGATGAACTACGAGACGGTGCTGTCGCTGG AGTTCCCGTTCCCGAAGCCAGACATGATCTCTCGGCTGGATGGGGAGGAAGAGTCTCAGAATTCGGACCGATGGCCGCTCCCAGGAGGAAGCTTCGCAG AAAATGAAGAAGCTGACGTCAAGCCCCCAGACTGGGCCGGCCCGATGCACACCGTGTCCCCGTTCCCCCCGCCACAGCCCCTGGACAGCTTTGGCCTCCGCCTGCCTCGGGACTTCACCGAGCTGCCCGAGTGGAGCGAGGGGTACCCCTTCTACATGGCCATGGGCTTCCCGGGGTACGACCTCTCGGCCGACGACCTGGCCGCCAAGTTCCAGTTCAGCCGGGGCATGCGCCGCAGTTACGACGCGGGGTTCAAGTTGATGGTGGTGGAGTTTGCCGAGAGCACCAACAACTGCCAGGCGGCCAAGCAGTTTGGCGTGCTGGAAAAGAACGTTCGAGACTGGCGCAAGGTCAAGCCGCAGCTGCAGAACGCCCACGCCATGCGGCGGGCATTCCGAGGCCCCAAGAACGGGCGCTTTGCCCTGGTGGACCAGCGCGTGGCCGAGTATGTCCGGTACATGCAGGCCAAAGGGGACCCCATCACCAGGGAGGCCATGCAGCTGAAAGCGCTCGAGATCGCCCAGGAGATGAACATTCCGGAGAAAGGGTTCAAGGCCAGCTTGGGCTGGTGCCGCCGGATGATGCGAAGGTATGACCTGTCCCTGAGGCATAAGGTGCCCGTGCCCCAGCAGCTGCCCGAAGACCTGACGGAGAAACTCGTCACCTACCAGCGCAGCGTCCTGGCTCTGCGCAGGGCGCACGACTACCAGGTGGCTCAGATGGGAAATGCAGACGAGACGCCCATCTGTCTGGAGGTGCCCTCCAGGGTGACCGTTGACAACCAGGGCGAAAAGCCCGTCCTGGTCAAGACGCCGGGCAGGGAGAAGCTGAAGATCACGGCGATGCTGGGGGTCCTGGCCGACGGCAGGAAACTGCCTCCCTACATCATTCTGAGGGGCACGTACATCCCCCCCGGGAAGTTCCCCAGCGGGATGGAGATCCGCTGCCACCGCTACGGCTGGATGACCGAGGACCTGATGCAGGACTGGCTGGAGGTGGTGTGGCGGCGGCGGACGGGCGCGGCGCCCAAGCAGCGGGGGATGCTGATCCTGAACGGCTTCCGGGGCCACGCCACCGACTCGGTGAAGAGCTCCATGGAGAGCATGAACACCGACATGGTCATCATCCCGGGCGGCCTGACCtcgcagctgcaggtgctggacGTGGTGGTCTACAAGCCGCTCAACGACAGCGTGCGGGCCCAGTACTCCAACTGGCTGCTGGCGGGGAACCTGGCGCTGAGCCCCACCGGCAACGCCAAGAAGCCGCCCCTCGGCCTCTTCCTGGAGTGGGTCATGGTCGCGTGGAACAGCATCTCCAGCGAGTCCATCGTGCAGGGGTTCCGGAAGTGCCACATCTCCAGCAGCCTGGCGGACGAGGACGACGTCCTGTGGGAAATCGAGGGCGAGCTGCCAGGCGGAGGGGAGCTGCCCGCCGAGAGCAGGACAGAGAGCAACTGA